In the genome of Kallotenue papyrolyticum, the window TACCCTCTTCGAGCGCCGGCATCCCGGCATGATCACCAGCGACAAGCGGCTCGCAGCGCGCGGCGGGCGGGTCTTGATCGACTACGCGCAGAACGCGGTCGGTAAGAGCCTGGTGGCACCCTACAGCGTCCGCGCGCGCCCAGGCGCGCCGGTCAGCACGCCGTTGAGTTGGGCAGAGGTTGATGGTGGGCAGGTCCGCCCTGCTGATTTCACGCTCCGCAGCCTGCCCGACCGCCTGCAGCGCCTTGGCGATCTGTTTGCCGACACGCTCCGCTGCCAGCAGCAGCTACCGAACCTAGCCAAGGAGGGCTGAAGCGAGCGCTCCCGACAAACGGCCGATCGCTGCGGATGAATTGTGGTTGATTATTCGGAACCTTGAATGGACCAAGCTGCTGCCCTGCCACCCGATCGTGGCCGTGCGCCGTCTATAGCTCGTCGTCCTGCTCATCGTGCACGCGTCGCGCGGCATGGCGGCGTGATGGTGGAGAATCAAAGTCAGTCGCCGGTCTGGGTGCGAAGGTTTCAACGATCTCCAGCACACGCTCGTCACCCAGGCGGGCGTAGTACTGTTCCGTGACTACCGCCGAGCTATGGCCGAGGATCGCTGTGAGGTCCTTGTAGTCGGCGCCCTCGTCGAGCATGGCCTGGGCCAGGAAGTGGCGTAGGCTGTGCGGCGAGACACGAAGCAGCGCCTTGACCTCGTGCTCTGGCGCCCCTTCGGCCTGGCGCTGCGCCGCTAATGCCTCGGCAGCCTCCTTGACAATCTTCCAGGCCGACACATCCGACAGGCGCGCGCCCCGCCCCCGCGGACCGTGCGAGATGAACAGCGCTGGCGCAGCGGGAAACCAGGCGCTGCGCGCCTGCAGGTACGCTGCCAGCCAGGCGCGCGCCGGGGCGTTGAGGTACACGGCACGCCGCTTGCGGCCTTTACCCGTCAACCGTACCGCATCCACGATCACGCCTTGGCGCTGAACCTGTGCCACATCGAGCTGCAGCACCTCGTTGATCCGCGCGCCGGTGGAGAACAGCACACCGATCAGGGCTCGGTTGCGTAGCAGGTTGAGGTAGTGCCGCCCAATCGCCGCGGGATCGCGCGGGGTTGGCGGCGTGGCGCGGGTGGTCAGAAAGCGGCGCAGCTCGGCATCGTAGTAGGCGGGCAGGCGTTGCAGATTGGGCACGCGCGGCGCCACTGGGGGGGTGGGCCGCGGCAGGCGCTGCGTCAGCACGGCGCGCACGCCCGCGGCGGTCAGCAGCCGCCCGCGCTGATTGGGAATGCCAGCCAGTTCGCCGCTGTTGATCAGCGCGTCGAGCCAACGCGTCAACACACCAACATGGTGGTGCAGCGTTCGATCGTCGAGCCGACGTGCCGCCAGGTGCTCGACATAGGCACGCAGCAGGGGAGTGGTGAGCTGATCTAGTCGCTGCACCTGAGGCTGCGTGCTGACCAGCCAGCGCTGCCAGGAGCGCAGCGTGTAGGTGTAGGATGCCACCGTTTCAGGGCTGCGCGTCTCGGCCAGGTCAGCTAGCCACTGCGCGATAGCTGCGGCGATGGCGAGCGAAGTCGATGCCACACGGTACCTCCTGCACGTCAGGCTGTCTTCAGCATACCACACATAGGCGAATAATTAACGTAGCAGAACATACGTTAATTATTTCTCGATAGCCTGGTGCAGCCCTCTCTTCACACCGCTGCCGCCGGGGGCGGGCGACGCACGCTCCAGAGCAGCGGCACGGCGGCAAGCTGGAGACCGGTCGCCACGACAACCAGCGCAGTCAGCGATCGGTCGTAGAGCAGGCCGATGGTGAGCGAACCCAGGAACCAGCACACGCCGTAGGCGGCATTGAACACGCCATAGGCGGTACCCCGCCGCTGAGCCGGCACCATGCCGGCCAACGCCGCGCGCATGATCGATTCCTGCGCGCCCAGCGCTACGCCCCACAGCGCCACGCCAAGCGTCGCGAGCCAGAACCCGCCCAGAAACACCAGTCCAGGCACCAGCGCCGCCACCAGCGTGGCGGCCAGCAGCACCGCCAGTCCCAGACGATCGAAGAGTCGGCCAAAGATCAGCGCAGCCAGCGCATCCGTGCCCATGGCCATGGCGTACAGCAGCGGGATCAAGCGTGCCGGTGCCAGCGCGACGCGTTCAAGGTGATAGGCGATCAGCGGAAAGTCGGCAAAGCCGGCGGCAAGCAATGCGACGGCAGCCAGGTAGAGCCAAAAGCGGCGCTCCAAGCCTTCTGTCCTCAGCGGCGGAGTGGTGGGCGCTCGATCCTGCGGTTGCGGATACAGCAGCCGGGCGATCAGCAATGCCAGCAGCGCCAGCAGCGCGGGTAGTGCCAGCACCGCAAAGCCGAGCCGATACTCCGCCTGCCGAGCGAGCACTGCCGCCACCAGCAGTGGGCCAAGCAGCGCGCCGATTTGATCCAGCGCTTCGTGCAGCCCGAAGCCCCAACCGTGACCGAGCTTCTGGGTTGCCTGGGCCAGCAGCGCGTCACGCGCCGGCGTGCGGATCGCCTTGCCGATGCGTTCGGCGACGATCAGCAGCGCAGCGAGCGGCCAGGAGCCGGCCAGCGCCAGCAGCGGCACCGCCACCAGATTGACCACATAGCCAAGGATGGTGATCGGCCAGTACTGCCGGGTGCGATCGCTGACATAGCCCGACACCAGCCGTAGCCCATAGCCGAGCAGCTCGCCCAGGCCGGCCACCAGCCCAACCAGCGCCGCGCTCGCGCCCAACGTCGCCAGGTAGGGACCGGTGATGCTGCGCGCCCCCTCGTATGTGACATCGGACAGCAGACTGACGACGCCCAGCATGACGACAAACAGCAGGGCCGCGCGGACGCTGCGCTGCAGTGGACGCAGCGCGCTTTCGGGAGGCCGATCCATCGCTGGTATCCTTTCCGATTGCAAGTCGTACCATGCAGTCTAGGGCTGCCGCAACCGTCGGCACTCGTCGTAGGGAAAAATATCGGGCAGCTCACCGGCAGCGCAGCGCTGCTGCATCGTCTGCCAGAAATCCACGGTGAACAGATCGGCGTGGTGAGCGTGGAACAGACTGCGGTAGGGCTCGCGCAGGCCCAGAAACAGCTGCAGCTCGGCGGGAAACACATCGCCCTCGCCTACGGCAAACCAGGGCTCGCCGGCCAGCGCCTCCTCGTCATCGCGGGGCAAGGGCAGCTCGCGAAAGCGGCAGTCGGTCAGCAGGCACAGCTCATCGTAGTCGTAGAACACCACACGACCATGGCGCGTCACGCCGAAGTTCTTGAGCAGGATGTCACCCGGAAAGATGTTGGCCGCCGCCAGATCCTTGAGGCAGCGGCCGTAGTCGATCACCACGCGCCGTGCTGCCTGTTCGTCCGCTTCCTGTACAAAGAGGTTCAGCGGCGTCACGCGGCGCTCGGTGTAGAGATGGCGGATGTGGACCTGTTCCCCGATCAGGTGCACGCTCTGCGCCGCCCCGGTCAACAGTTCCTCGAGCAGCGCGGGGTGAAAGCGCCGTCGGTCAAAGGTCAGGTGCTCAAACTCCTGGGCATCGACCAGCCGTCCGGCGCGATCGTGGTGAAACACGAGCTGATAGCGCGCCATCACCTGCTGGCGCGTGGTGGTCTTGGGCTCGGCGAAGCGATCGCGGATCACTTTGAACACCACATCGTAGGACGGCATGGTGAAGACGATCATCACCATGCCGCGCTCACCGCGCGCGATCTCGAAGCAGTCGTCGCCAGCGTGCAGGTGACGCAACAGATCGGCATAGAACTCGGTCTTGCCGTGTTTGTGATAGCCCAGCGCGGTGTACAGCTCGGCGATGGGCTTACGCGGCATGATCGTGCGCAGGAATGCTACCAGCTCACGTGGGCGATCAACATCGACATGGAAGTAGGAGCGCGTGAAGCTGAAGACGATGCTGGCCTCATCCTCGCTCAACAGCACGGCATCAACCTGAATGCCCGCGGCATCATGCAGCAGCGGCAACACCAACGGCAGGCACTCGGCGCCGCGACAGACGCGACCGATCAGATACGCGCCCTTGTTACGGAAGAAAACCGGCCGCAGCAGCTCAACCGCACTGATGGCGAGATCACCCCAGCGCGTCTGGACGGCTGCCGTGACCGCTGCGGCGACGCGTTGGGCATCGCCGGGCAGATCGGCATAGGGCACGCTCCAGGGTACATCCGCCAGGAGGCGCAGCATCAGCGGCGCATCGGGCGCCGTTGCATGGTACCGGCGCGCTACCGTCGTGTCGGCGGGCAGCACTGGCGACGGGGCAGCGACGCGCACGAACTCCAGGGCGGCATCCACACCCACCGTAGCGAACACCCGCCGGGTGAGCGAATTGAAGAACGTTTCGGCCAGCTCACTGTCGGGCCGTGCCGCGATCAGCGCGGCGTAGTGCGCGCGCAACGATTGCCACAGCGCGCGGTCGGTGAAGCGCGTAGCCAACAGCCGCCGCAGCACGACCAGCAGCCGATCCAGATGCGCGCGGTAGCTATCCAGCCGCGCCACGGCATCGTCCTGGAGGCCATGCCAGTCGCAGCGCTCGAAGCGCCCTCGCGCGCGGCGCGTGATGGCACGGAAATCAGCCTGATAGGCTTCGTAGGCTGCGGCGATGGCGGTGGCCGCCTGCCGCGCCAGCAACTCCTCATCCATGGAAGGCATGGCTCGCCTGTGTTGGCATAGCTTCAGCACGTATCCTTGCCGGGCTATTGTACACTGGCATGCAGCGTTCAGTCGTGGAGGAAGACGGTGAATT includes:
- a CDS encoding tyrosine-type recombinase/integrase, producing MASTSLAIAAAIAQWLADLAETRSPETVASYTYTLRSWQRWLVSTQPQVQRLDQLTTPLLRAYVEHLAARRLDDRTLHHHVGVLTRWLDALINSGELAGIPNQRGRLLTAAGVRAVLTQRLPRPTPPVAPRVPNLQRLPAYYDAELRRFLTTRATPPTPRDPAAIGRHYLNLLRNRALIGVLFSTGARINEVLQLDVAQVQRQGVIVDAVRLTGKGRKRRAVYLNAPARAWLAAYLQARSAWFPAAPALFISHGPRGRGARLSDVSAWKIVKEAAEALAAQRQAEGAPEHEVKALLRVSPHSLRHFLAQAMLDEGADYKDLTAILGHSSAVVTEQYYARLGDERVLEIVETFAPRPATDFDSPPSRRHAARRVHDEQDDEL
- a CDS encoding MFS transporter, encoding MDRPPESALRPLQRSVRAALLFVVMLGVVSLLSDVTYEGARSITGPYLATLGASAALVGLVAGLGELLGYGLRLVSGYVSDRTRQYWPITILGYVVNLVAVPLLALAGSWPLAALLIVAERIGKAIRTPARDALLAQATQKLGHGWGFGLHEALDQIGALLGPLLVAAVLARQAEYRLGFAVLALPALLALLALLIARLLYPQPQDRAPTTPPLRTEGLERRFWLYLAAVALLAAGFADFPLIAYHLERVALAPARLIPLLYAMAMGTDALAALIFGRLFDRLGLAVLLAATLVAALVPGLVFLGGFWLATLGVALWGVALGAQESIMRAALAGMVPAQRRGTAYGVFNAAYGVCWFLGSLTIGLLYDRSLTALVVVATGLQLAAVPLLWSVRRPPPAAAV
- the aceK gene encoding bifunctional isocitrate dehydrogenase kinase/phosphatase; the encoded protein is MPSMDEELLARQAATAIAAAYEAYQADFRAITRRARGRFERCDWHGLQDDAVARLDSYRAHLDRLLVVLRRLLATRFTDRALWQSLRAHYAALIAARPDSELAETFFNSLTRRVFATVGVDAALEFVRVAAPSPVLPADTTVARRYHATAPDAPLMLRLLADVPWSVPYADLPGDAQRVAAAVTAAVQTRWGDLAISAVELLRPVFFRNKGAYLIGRVCRGAECLPLVLPLLHDAAGIQVDAVLLSEDEASIVFSFTRSYFHVDVDRPRELVAFLRTIMPRKPIAELYTALGYHKHGKTEFYADLLRHLHAGDDCFEIARGERGMVMIVFTMPSYDVVFKVIRDRFAEPKTTTRQQVMARYQLVFHHDRAGRLVDAQEFEHLTFDRRRFHPALLEELLTGAAQSVHLIGEQVHIRHLYTERRVTPLNLFVQEADEQAARRVVIDYGRCLKDLAAANIFPGDILLKNFGVTRHGRVVFYDYDELCLLTDCRFRELPLPRDDEEALAGEPWFAVGEGDVFPAELQLFLGLREPYRSLFHAHHADLFTVDFWQTMQQRCAAGELPDIFPYDECRRLRQP